A DNA window from Streptomyces canus contains the following coding sequences:
- a CDS encoding thiamine pyrophosphate-binding protein, producing the protein MKVAEAVGRALYAAGIEQVFGVVGSGNFHLTNAMVAAGARFVAARHEGGAATMADAYARVSGTVAAVSVHQGPGLTNAMTGIAEAAKSRTPLVVVAAEVTRPTSNFHVDQEALGTAVGAVPMRVASPEDAVGQACAAVRRALHERRTVLLNLPLDVQAADAPGDALAQAAPPPRRTAVEPSADDVAALARVLEQARRPVFVAGRGARSPGARDALEALAERWGALLATSAVARGLFHDNPWSLDVSGGFASPLAAELIGRADVIVGWGCALNMWTMRHGALIGADTTVVQVDDDPSVLGAHRKLHLGVTGDVELTARHVLAAPGGRRQGLRTPGIAEAVATRVRWRDVPYEDTSTRDRIDPRTLSIALDDLLPAERVIGVDSGNFMGHPSMFLSVPDQDGFCFTQAYQSIGLGLATAIGAALARPDRLPVAALGDGGALMGAADLDTVRRLGLPMVVVVYNDDAYGAEVHHFGPDGHPLDTVEFPPTDIAAVARGYGFEAVTVRTRADLKAVEDWVAGPRSAPLLIDAKVVRDRGAWWLEEAFRGH; encoded by the coding sequence ATGAAGGTCGCGGAGGCCGTCGGACGGGCCCTGTACGCGGCCGGGATCGAGCAGGTCTTCGGCGTCGTGGGGTCCGGCAACTTCCATCTGACCAACGCCATGGTCGCGGCCGGTGCCCGCTTCGTCGCCGCCCGCCACGAGGGCGGCGCGGCGACGATGGCCGACGCGTACGCGCGCGTGAGCGGCACGGTGGCCGCCGTGAGCGTCCACCAGGGACCCGGGCTCACCAACGCGATGACGGGGATCGCCGAGGCGGCCAAGAGCCGCACACCGCTCGTCGTGGTGGCGGCCGAGGTGACCCGGCCGACCTCCAACTTCCATGTCGACCAGGAGGCGTTGGGGACGGCGGTGGGCGCGGTCCCGATGCGGGTCGCGTCGCCCGAGGACGCCGTAGGACAGGCATGTGCGGCGGTGCGACGGGCCCTGCACGAACGACGTACGGTGCTCCTGAACCTCCCCCTGGACGTACAGGCGGCGGACGCCCCCGGCGATGCCCTCGCCCAGGCCGCACCGCCACCACGGCGAACAGCGGTCGAGCCGTCCGCCGACGACGTGGCGGCTCTGGCCCGGGTGCTGGAGCAGGCCCGGCGGCCGGTCTTCGTGGCCGGACGCGGTGCGCGCTCACCCGGGGCCCGGGACGCCCTCGAAGCTCTTGCCGAGCGCTGGGGCGCCCTGCTGGCGACCTCGGCCGTGGCGCGTGGGCTGTTCCACGACAACCCCTGGTCGCTCGACGTGTCCGGCGGCTTCGCCTCGCCCCTGGCGGCCGAACTCATCGGCAGGGCCGACGTGATCGTCGGCTGGGGCTGCGCACTGAACATGTGGACCATGCGGCACGGCGCCCTCATCGGTGCGGACACGACCGTGGTGCAGGTCGACGACGACCCCTCGGTACTCGGCGCGCACCGGAAGCTGCATCTCGGGGTCACCGGCGATGTCGAACTCACCGCGCGGCACGTCCTGGCGGCCCCCGGCGGGAGACGCCAGGGCCTGCGGACGCCCGGCATCGCCGAGGCCGTGGCCACGCGGGTGCGCTGGCGTGACGTGCCGTACGAGGACACGAGCACCCGTGACCGGATCGACCCCCGCACGCTCAGCATCGCGCTCGACGACCTCCTCCCAGCGGAGCGGGTGATCGGCGTCGACTCCGGCAACTTCATGGGACACCCGAGCATGTTCCTGTCGGTGCCCGACCAGGACGGCTTCTGCTTCACGCAGGCCTACCAGTCGATCGGCCTCGGCCTGGCCACCGCGATCGGCGCGGCCCTGGCCCGTCCGGACCGGCTGCCGGTGGCCGCGCTCGGCGACGGCGGCGCGCTGATGGGCGCCGCCGACCTGGACACCGTACGGCGGCTCGGGCTCCCCATGGTCGTCGTCGTGTACAACGACGACGCCTACGGCGCGGAGGTGCACCACTTCGGCCCCGACGGACATCCGCTCGACACGGTCGAGTTCCCGCCGACCGACATCGCGGCCGTGGCCCGCGGTTACGGTTTCGAGGCGGTGACCGTGCGCACGCGGGCGGACCTGAAGGCCGTGGAGGACTGGGTCGCCGGGCCACGGTCCGCCCCGCTGCTGATCGACGCGAAGGTGGTTCGGGACCGGGGGGCGTGGTGGCTGGAGGAGGCGTTCCGCGGGCACTAG